In one Vulgatibacter incomptus genomic region, the following are encoded:
- a CDS encoding FMN-binding negative transcriptional regulator, translating into MPAEFAPADRAIGWRVVRDHPLGLLLLPGGSIVPLPMLGDESGRLLRGHLARANPASSLPSGTEVTVVFLGPHAYVSPTWYSAPRENVPTWNYVIVQMEGTISWLGEEETHRLLDDMCARFEAPGGYSLNWVDDARVAAMLREIVGFQIHVQEMQPKLKLSQNRSLEDRSLVQSHFAQAPSPGPELADWMSGTKR; encoded by the coding sequence ATGCCAGCCGAATTTGCGCCTGCGGATCGCGCCATTGGATGGCGGGTCGTTCGAGATCACCCGCTGGGCCTACTTCTCTTGCCAGGCGGCTCGATTGTTCCGCTGCCCATGTTGGGCGACGAGTCGGGTCGGCTCCTACGAGGACATCTCGCGAGAGCTAATCCGGCCTCGTCCTTGCCCTCCGGAACCGAGGTGACTGTTGTGTTCCTTGGGCCACATGCGTACGTGAGTCCCACCTGGTACTCGGCCCCTCGAGAGAACGTCCCGACATGGAACTACGTGATCGTTCAGATGGAAGGGACGATCTCTTGGCTCGGTGAAGAAGAGACGCACAGGCTGCTCGACGATATGTGCGCCAGGTTCGAAGCGCCAGGCGGGTATTCCTTGAACTGGGTGGACGATGCTCGAGTAGCGGCGATGCTACGCGAAATCGTGGGGTTCCAGATCCACGTGCAGGAGATGCAGCCTAAGCTCAAGCTCTCCCAGAACAGGTCTCTCGAGGATCGGTCGCTTGTGCAGAGCCATTTCGCCCAGGCTCCCTCGCCCGGACCTGAGCTCGCCGACTGGATGTCTGGAACGAAAAGGTGA
- a CDS encoding MATE family efflux transporter, which produces MTADRPLWKIFIAFLGPMMLANILQSLSGTLNSIFLGQMIGVSALAAASAFFPVMFFLIAFLIGMGTGASVLIGQAWGAKQPDKVRAIVGTATSVTLIAGLVVAVVGGTFAGSLMKLLGTPPDVLAEATAYGRITLIGMPLLFLFFLVTSMMRGVGDTVTPLKALAVSTATGLLVTPALIRGWLGLPKLGAASAAVATVFAITVALGWLAFDLRRRRHVLAPDRELIQHLRVDRTLLRAVLRIGLPTGMQMIAMSLAELVLLGLVNGFGSNATAAYGAVNQVLSYVQFPALSIAITASILGAQAIGAGRSEQLGAIARTGLLLNLVITGTLIVLAYALSRPLLGLFITDPAVIELAQRLVHIVMWSVVIFGMASVLSGVMRASGTVLIPTGIAISVIALVEVPSAWLLSQKIGIDGVWAAYPIAFTSMFVLQATYYRLGWRRKTITRLAF; this is translated from the coding sequence ATGACCGCTGACAGACCGCTCTGGAAGATCTTCATCGCCTTTCTCGGGCCGATGATGCTGGCCAACATCCTCCAATCTCTCTCCGGCACCCTCAACAGCATCTTCCTCGGGCAGATGATCGGCGTGAGCGCGCTCGCGGCCGCCTCTGCGTTCTTCCCGGTGATGTTCTTCCTGATCGCCTTCCTCATCGGCATGGGAACGGGTGCGTCCGTGCTCATCGGCCAGGCCTGGGGCGCGAAGCAGCCCGACAAGGTCAGGGCGATCGTTGGGACGGCGACGAGCGTCACGCTGATTGCAGGCCTCGTCGTGGCCGTCGTCGGAGGCACCTTCGCCGGGAGCCTGATGAAGCTCCTCGGCACGCCGCCGGACGTGCTGGCGGAGGCGACCGCCTACGGCCGCATCACGCTGATAGGCATGCCCCTGTTGTTCCTGTTCTTCCTCGTCACCTCGATGATGCGCGGGGTCGGCGACACCGTGACGCCCCTCAAGGCCCTCGCCGTGTCGACCGCGACGGGTCTGCTCGTGACGCCTGCGCTGATCCGCGGCTGGCTCGGGCTTCCGAAGCTCGGCGCCGCCAGTGCCGCCGTCGCGACCGTCTTCGCGATCACCGTCGCCCTCGGCTGGCTCGCCTTCGACCTCCGCAGGCGACGCCACGTGCTGGCCCCCGACCGCGAGCTCATCCAACACCTGCGCGTCGATCGGACGCTACTGCGGGCCGTCCTCCGCATCGGTCTGCCCACCGGGATGCAGATGATCGCCATGTCCCTCGCCGAGCTGGTCCTCCTCGGGCTCGTCAACGGTTTCGGCTCGAACGCGACGGCGGCCTATGGCGCGGTCAACCAGGTTCTGAGCTACGTGCAGTTCCCGGCGCTCTCAATCGCGATCACCGCCTCGATCCTGGGTGCACAGGCGATCGGCGCCGGACGCTCCGAGCAGCTCGGCGCGATCGCTCGCACGGGCCTCCTGCTCAACCTCGTCATCACCGGAACCCTTATCGTCCTGGCCTACGCGCTCTCGCGCCCCCTCCTCGGCCTGTTCATCACCGATCCAGCGGTCATCGAGCTCGCACAGCGCCTCGTCCACATCGTGATGTGGAGCGTCGTCATCTTCGGCATGGCCTCCGTGCTGTCGGGCGTCATGCGCGCGAGCGGAACCGTGCTGATCCCTACCGGCATCGCGATCTCCGTGATCGCGCTGGTCGAGGTGCCGTCCGCGTGGCTCCTCAGCCAGAAAATCGGGATCGACGGGGTCTGGGCCGCCTACCCGATCGCCTTCACGAGCATGTTCGTCCTTCAGGCGACCTACTACCGTCTCGGCTGGCGACGGAAGACGATCACCCGGCTCGCCTTCTAG
- a CDS encoding GAF domain-containing protein: protein MAEGIYLPPIPRGTLLPEPARVERLQQALPLILATTEGETDAVAIQATLATLLWDALPQASWCGFYRTTAPGMLTVGPYRGPMGCLRIPFERGVCGACARTGQTQLVEDVTRFADHIACDDATRSELVVPVFAHGEVVAVLDLDSHQLAAFSAREAEVLEAFLSRAFATAVF, encoded by the coding sequence ATGGCCGAAGGCATCTACCTACCGCCGATCCCGCGAGGAACGCTGCTCCCCGAGCCGGCGAGGGTCGAGAGACTCCAACAGGCGCTCCCCCTCATCCTCGCGACGACCGAGGGAGAGACCGATGCGGTCGCCATCCAGGCGACGCTCGCGACGCTGCTCTGGGACGCCCTCCCGCAGGCGAGCTGGTGTGGATTCTACCGAACGACCGCCCCTGGGATGCTCACGGTAGGGCCCTACCGAGGACCCATGGGATGCCTTCGGATCCCTTTCGAGCGGGGAGTCTGCGGCGCCTGCGCGCGGACGGGGCAGACGCAGCTCGTTGAGGACGTGACGCGATTCGCCGATCACATCGCCTGCGACGATGCGACTCGTTCCGAGCTGGTCGTCCCTGTCTTCGCGCACGGCGAGGTGGTCGCGGTGCTCGACCTCGACTCCCACCAACTCGCAGCGTTCTCGGCTCGGGAGGCGGAGGTGCTCGAGGCGTTCCTCTCGCGCGCGTTCGCAACCGCGGTGTTCTGA
- a CDS encoding GNAT family N-acetyltransferase: MSQSGTLELEGLAVRLVPLRPEHAPELHRLAEPGVLEHYTHSPEDESLEAFAVWMERIYFGRANKWPFAVQSVATGELVGATSFMDIRLDDRALEIGSTWYGRRFQGTTVNPEAKYLQLRHAFEELGMRRVQLKTSTENVQSQRAIEKLGAVREGVLRNYQLRMNGLSRDTVIYSITDTEWPAVKERLEARLRAASNREIR, encoded by the coding sequence ATGTCCCAGAGCGGAACCCTCGAACTCGAAGGTCTCGCGGTGCGCCTCGTTCCGCTGCGGCCGGAGCATGCTCCGGAGCTCCACCGCCTCGCGGAACCGGGTGTGCTCGAGCACTACACTCACTCTCCCGAGGACGAGAGCCTCGAGGCGTTCGCGGTCTGGATGGAGCGCATTTACTTCGGGCGCGCCAACAAATGGCCCTTCGCCGTGCAGAGTGTGGCGACCGGTGAGCTCGTCGGCGCGACGAGCTTCATGGACATTCGGCTCGACGATCGGGCCCTGGAGATCGGCTCTACGTGGTACGGCCGCCGGTTCCAGGGCACCACGGTGAACCCGGAAGCCAAATACCTCCAGCTACGCCACGCATTCGAGGAGTTGGGGATGCGGCGGGTGCAGCTCAAGACCAGCACGGAGAACGTGCAGAGCCAGCGGGCGATCGAGAAGCTCGGCGCGGTCCGGGAGGGCGTCCTCCGGAACTACCAGCTACGGATGAACGGCCTCTCCCGGGACACGGTGATCTACTCGATCACGGACACCGAGTGGCCGGCCGTGAAGGAGCGGCTCGAGGCGAGGCTGCGCGCCGCGAGCAACCGCGAGATCCGCTGA
- a CDS encoding Uma2 family endonuclease: MPSGRALSCFLREAALSAPGDRLLCMDSDEKNRKTKITYEAIEELPPNLVGEIVEDTLYASPRPAAPHALAASALMVAVGGPFHFDLEGPGGWWILVEPELHLGPDVIVPDLAGWRRERMPNLPDVVHFTDPPDWICEVISPRTAALDRIHKLPAYARAGVAHAWMVDPREHSLEVFRLAEDQWVFIQCWDGDQRVRAEPFEAVELDLSKLWLPKA, translated from the coding sequence ATGCCATCTGGACGGGCGCTGAGCTGCTTCCTGCGGGAGGCGGCCCTGTCGGCGCCTGGTGATAGGCTTCTCTGCATGGACTCGGACGAGAAGAATCGAAAGACCAAGATCACCTACGAGGCAATCGAAGAGCTGCCGCCGAACCTCGTAGGCGAGATCGTGGAGGACACGCTCTATGCGTCGCCTCGTCCGGCGGCGCCCCACGCGCTGGCTGCGTCCGCGCTCATGGTCGCGGTGGGGGGGCCCTTCCATTTCGACCTCGAGGGTCCGGGAGGCTGGTGGATCCTGGTCGAGCCCGAGCTCCACCTGGGGCCGGATGTGATCGTTCCCGATCTCGCGGGGTGGCGACGGGAGCGGATGCCGAACCTCCCCGACGTCGTGCATTTCACGGATCCTCCCGACTGGATCTGCGAGGTGATCTCTCCGCGTACCGCCGCCCTCGACCGGATTCACAAACTTCCAGCCTATGCGAGAGCCGGCGTAGCCCACGCGTGGATGGTAGACCCCCGCGAGCACTCGCTCGAAGTCTTCCGCCTGGCGGAAGACCAGTGGGTCTTCATCCAATGCTGGGACGGGGACCAGCGGGTTCGGGCCGAGCCGTTCGAAGCCGTCGAGCTCGACCTCTCAAAACTCTGGTTGCCCAAGGCGTAG
- a CDS encoding AgmX/PglI C-terminal domain-containing protein, protein MRDAMEQQVLPAVKRCYEEALQHWPELAGRVAILFAIEARDGVGRVIDAEFDEDETTLESVLVQACILDGLSGTTFPAPRDFGSITVRYPIDLRPKE, encoded by the coding sequence GTGCGCGACGCGATGGAACAGCAAGTGCTGCCAGCAGTGAAGCGATGCTACGAGGAGGCGCTTCAACACTGGCCCGAGCTCGCAGGTCGCGTAGCCATCCTCTTCGCGATCGAGGCGCGGGATGGCGTTGGCCGCGTCATCGACGCGGAGTTCGACGAGGACGAGACCACCCTGGAATCGGTTCTCGTCCAGGCCTGCATCCTCGACGGGCTCAGCGGGACTACGTTCCCCGCGCCGCGCGATTTCGGAAGCATCACCGTTCGCTACCCGATCGACTTGCGACCCAAAGAGTGA
- a CDS encoding AsmA-like C-terminal region-containing protein: MLGRVALGFVSLAVLMIVAAFVWLHTASFGKHVEKKILPKISDQLGPTMTTRSVQEKGILSTTVTVEDFRVLGKAGEPVLTASEIAIDFDPWAFLASLGTHRKVNSVDLRGIHLVLVRLPNGAWDLPSHPKKPPSHHQPPKHPVRIERITLRDSSFSLVDRSKGTRLDVTDIYALLHDEDPLITLEDLTAKAFRGSLHAQGWTDISNSALPAWNVHIRLAGIDLGALPSPPESIEGKLFARADLSGRGTSGAALQRNTAGTAHFELHDATWIHFTLGEAIVSALEKELAKLHLGGKPPAMKGHTSLGDPRADVRVADGWANLVEPAVADTAEGKLTLTGRVGLDGALDLEGQLGVEPEYVAGKEKFSEPVPVSFRVEGTTSDPKIEAVKPGPFGERVPGWLKKLENKLLSPFEKKH, encoded by the coding sequence GTGCTCGGCCGGGTGGCGCTCGGATTCGTCTCCCTCGCCGTGTTGATGATCGTGGCCGCCTTCGTGTGGCTCCACACTGCTTCGTTTGGCAAGCACGTCGAGAAGAAGATCCTTCCCAAGATCTCGGACCAACTCGGCCCGACGATGACGACCCGCTCCGTACAGGAGAAGGGCATCCTGTCGACGACGGTCACCGTCGAGGATTTTCGGGTCCTGGGCAAGGCGGGCGAACCCGTACTCACCGCCAGTGAAATTGCCATCGACTTCGACCCGTGGGCGTTCCTCGCCAGTCTGGGGACGCACCGCAAAGTCAACTCGGTCGACCTGCGCGGCATCCACCTCGTCCTGGTCCGCCTGCCCAACGGAGCCTGGGATCTTCCCTCGCACCCCAAGAAGCCCCCATCGCACCACCAGCCGCCCAAGCATCCGGTGCGCATCGAACGCATCACGCTTCGCGACAGTTCGTTTTCCCTGGTCGACCGGAGCAAGGGGACGAGGCTCGACGTCACCGACATCTATGCTCTGCTCCACGACGAGGATCCGCTGATCACCCTGGAAGACCTCACCGCCAAGGCCTTCCGTGGGTCGCTGCACGCGCAGGGCTGGACCGACATCTCGAACAGCGCCCTCCCCGCGTGGAACGTGCATATCCGGCTCGCAGGCATCGACCTGGGCGCCCTTCCCTCCCCGCCGGAATCGATCGAGGGCAAGCTCTTCGCACGGGCGGACCTCTCCGGACGCGGCACCAGCGGCGCGGCCCTCCAACGCAACACCGCGGGCACCGCGCACTTCGAGCTGCACGACGCGACCTGGATCCACTTCACCCTTGGCGAGGCGATCGTTTCGGCGCTCGAAAAGGAATTGGCGAAACTCCACCTCGGCGGAAAGCCGCCCGCGATGAAGGGACACACGAGCCTCGGCGATCCAAGGGCCGACGTCCGAGTCGCCGACGGCTGGGCCAACCTCGTGGAGCCCGCTGTCGCCGATACCGCCGAGGGAAAGCTCACCCTGACTGGGCGGGTCGGCCTCGACGGGGCTCTCGATCTGGAGGGCCAACTCGGCGTCGAGCCCGAATATGTCGCAGGAAAGGAGAAGTTCTCCGAGCCGGTCCCGGTCAGCTTCCGTGTCGAGGGAACTACGTCCGATCCCAAGATTGAGGCTGTAAAGCCCGGACCCTTCGGAGAGCGCGTGCCGGGGTGGCTGAAGAAGTTGGAGAACAAACTCCTCTCACCGTTCGAAAAGAAGCACTAG
- a CDS encoding class I SAM-dependent methyltransferase, with product MQPSSDLDQLRRSWNAATRNHNAHKGDQISFLRSGGDVLFPEEVELLGDLRGKRLVHLQCNAGQDTLCLARRGAEVVGVDLSDEAIGFARSLAAGSEIPARFEEAEVVSWLEGTNERFDLAFSSYGATPWLPDLDAWARGVRRVLRPGGRFVYVEFHPSVWSFGADLRLSGDDYFLRGPFVDPVGDYVAASGDGLGAVTVGPTVPNDVPAKSWQRGLGEIVQSLIDAGLLLETVREFPHANGCKVIGGLVPGEGRRWLWPDGTARLPLMFGLSARAP from the coding sequence ATGCAGCCCTCTTCGGATCTCGACCAGCTGCGGCGAAGTTGGAACGCCGCGACTCGCAATCACAACGCGCACAAGGGCGACCAGATCTCCTTCCTCCGAAGCGGCGGCGACGTGCTCTTCCCCGAGGAGGTCGAGCTGCTAGGCGACTTGAGGGGGAAACGCCTGGTGCATCTCCAGTGCAACGCGGGTCAGGACACGCTCTGCCTGGCTCGCCGCGGTGCAGAGGTCGTCGGGGTCGACCTCTCGGACGAGGCGATCGGCTTTGCCCGCAGCTTGGCAGCAGGCTCAGAGATCCCCGCGCGCTTCGAAGAGGCCGAGGTCGTGAGTTGGCTGGAGGGAACAAACGAGCGATTCGACCTCGCCTTCTCGAGCTACGGCGCGACCCCCTGGCTGCCCGACCTGGACGCCTGGGCGCGCGGCGTTCGGCGCGTCCTCCGACCGGGAGGTCGCTTCGTCTACGTGGAGTTCCACCCGTCGGTCTGGTCCTTCGGTGCAGACCTGCGCCTCAGCGGCGACGACTACTTCCTTCGGGGTCCGTTCGTCGATCCCGTCGGCGATTACGTCGCGGCGTCGGGCGACGGTCTGGGGGCCGTCACCGTGGGGCCGACGGTCCCGAACGACGTTCCGGCCAAGTCCTGGCAGCGGGGCCTGGGTGAGATCGTCCAGAGCCTCATCGACGCCGGCCTCCTCCTCGAGACCGTTCGAGAATTTCCCCACGCCAATGGCTGCAAGGTGATCGGCGGCCTCGTCCCCGGCGAGGGCCGGCGATGGCTCTGGCCAGACGGAACCGCCAGGCTGCCTCTGATGTTTGGCCTGTCGGCCCGAGCCCCCTGA
- a CDS encoding heavy metal translocating P-type ATPase: protein MTKDPRSLRHVALLVVSVAGLAAGGVLYLSGEREAAWWAWFCATAIVLLSTFVSVASSLLRKEAGVDVIAVLAMAGALLLGEVLAGAIIAVMLTGGGALERFAIARARRELGALLRRAPRVAHRRVGSELLDVDIGDVEVGDVLVVKPGEVVPADGIVGASGAVLDESALTGEARPVELEPGSPVRSGGTNAGAPLELQVTASAEESTFAGIIRLVRAAEESKAPFVRLADRYALGFLAVTLSVAGVAWIASGEAVRALAVLVVATPCPLILAAPAAIIGGVSRAAKHGIIVKGGGPLETLASASALLLDKTGTVTSGRPQVTAVETFGVVSSDELVRLAASLEQASIHPFAPAILAEARSRRVELRFPTGSREKLGTGIAGSVGERRVAVGQLNFVSPGASRTPALRSIQLRTEVEGSSSVFVSIDGALAGALLLQDPVRPDAPRALRSLRSAGIRHIHMVTGDHPGVAELVGDALGVDRVFAERTPEEKVEVVRLMCAEGITAMVGDGINDAPALALADVGIAMGARGATAASEAADVVLTADRLEGLLLATDIARRTRRIALQSVFVGMGLSLVAMGFAAAGAITPIAGAILQEGIDVLVILNALRALVGPRLGPRKTPEMRRLARGLASAHRALRPHIGELVSLAARLDTLPPADAREELERVREMLEKELLPHEREEQRTAYPIVGKMLKHEDPTGPLIRTHQEIQRLVRLYGRLIEQLPADGPRPDDLRDLRRALYGLHAILALHFAQEDELFSLLEA from the coding sequence GTGACGAAGGATCCGAGATCGCTCCGACACGTCGCGCTCCTCGTCGTTTCCGTGGCAGGGCTGGCAGCGGGCGGCGTGTTGTATCTGTCGGGCGAGCGGGAGGCCGCCTGGTGGGCGTGGTTCTGCGCGACCGCGATCGTCCTCCTCTCCACGTTCGTTTCGGTCGCGTCGAGCCTGCTGAGGAAAGAGGCCGGCGTCGACGTCATCGCCGTGCTGGCGATGGCCGGCGCCCTCTTGCTCGGCGAGGTCCTCGCCGGCGCGATCATCGCGGTCATGCTCACGGGCGGCGGGGCGCTGGAGCGCTTCGCGATCGCGCGTGCCAGGCGCGAGCTCGGCGCGCTTCTCCGGCGAGCCCCACGCGTCGCTCACAGGAGGGTCGGGTCGGAGCTCCTCGACGTCGACATCGGCGACGTCGAGGTGGGAGACGTGCTCGTGGTCAAGCCGGGCGAGGTCGTGCCGGCGGACGGAATCGTCGGCGCATCGGGAGCCGTGCTCGACGAGTCGGCCTTGACGGGAGAGGCGAGGCCCGTCGAGCTCGAGCCAGGTTCCCCCGTGCGCAGCGGCGGGACCAACGCCGGTGCGCCGCTCGAGCTACAGGTGACGGCGTCGGCGGAGGAGAGCACTTTCGCAGGCATCATCCGCCTCGTGCGCGCCGCGGAGGAGTCGAAGGCACCCTTCGTCCGCTTGGCGGATCGCTATGCCCTCGGATTCCTTGCCGTGACCCTCTCGGTGGCCGGTGTGGCGTGGATCGCCTCGGGCGAGGCCGTTCGTGCGCTCGCCGTCCTCGTCGTTGCGACGCCGTGTCCGTTGATCCTTGCGGCGCCGGCGGCGATCATCGGGGGCGTCTCTCGCGCTGCGAAACACGGGATCATCGTGAAGGGTGGGGGACCGCTGGAGACCCTCGCGTCGGCATCGGCGCTGCTGCTCGACAAGACGGGCACCGTCACTTCCGGGCGACCTCAGGTAACGGCCGTCGAGACCTTTGGTGTCGTCTCCTCGGACGAGCTCGTCCGCCTCGCAGCTTCCTTGGAGCAGGCGTCGATCCATCCCTTTGCCCCGGCGATCCTGGCGGAAGCGAGGAGCCGGAGGGTGGAGCTCCGATTCCCTACCGGGAGCCGCGAAAAGCTCGGCACGGGGATCGCCGGAAGCGTCGGTGAACGCCGCGTAGCAGTGGGTCAGCTGAACTTCGTTTCTCCTGGCGCGTCGAGGACGCCGGCGCTGCGATCGATCCAGCTCCGCACCGAGGTCGAAGGATCGTCCAGCGTGTTCGTCTCGATCGATGGAGCGCTGGCGGGCGCGCTCCTCCTGCAGGATCCCGTTCGCCCCGATGCCCCTCGCGCCCTTCGGTCCCTGCGGAGCGCCGGCATTCGACACATTCACATGGTGACCGGGGATCATCCGGGCGTGGCCGAGCTCGTCGGCGACGCCCTGGGAGTCGATCGGGTCTTCGCCGAGAGGACGCCCGAGGAGAAGGTCGAGGTGGTCCGGCTCATGTGCGCCGAGGGCATCACGGCGATGGTCGGCGACGGCATCAACGACGCCCCGGCCCTAGCGCTCGCGGACGTGGGCATCGCGATGGGCGCCCGCGGCGCAACGGCGGCCTCCGAGGCCGCGGACGTCGTCCTGACCGCGGACCGCCTCGAGGGCCTGCTCCTCGCTACGGACATCGCCCGCCGGACCCGCCGCATCGCGCTGCAGAGCGTCTTCGTCGGCATGGGACTCTCGCTGGTCGCGATGGGCTTCGCTGCGGCGGGAGCCATCACGCCCATCGCCGGAGCCATCCTTCAGGAGGGAATCGACGTTCTGGTCATCCTCAACGCGCTGCGCGCCCTCGTGGGGCCGAGACTGGGCCCACGAAAGACGCCCGAGATGCGGCGCCTGGCGAGAGGCCTGGCCTCCGCCCATCGCGCGCTCCGCCCTCACATCGGCGAGCTCGTCTCGCTAGCCGCGCGCCTCGACACGCTTCCGCCTGCCGACGCTCGAGAGGAGCTGGAGCGCGTGCGCGAGATGCTGGAGAAGGAGCTGCTCCCCCACGAGCGGGAGGAGCAGAGGACGGCATATCCGATCGTGGGGAAGATGTTGAAACACGAGGATCCGACGGGTCCGCTCATCCGGACCCATCAGGAGATCCAGCGCCTCGTCCGGCTCTACGGTCGCTTGATCGAACAGTTACCCGCGGACGGGCCGAGGCCCGACGACCTCCGCGATCTGCGTCGAGCCCTCTACGGCCTCCACGCGATCCTCGCGCTCCATTTCGCCCAGGAAGACGAGCTCTTCAGCCTGCTCGAGGCATAG
- a CDS encoding GNAT family N-acetyltransferase — protein MSIPSIEDAALLENNLVFNEWHRGSVERDPAAIRIGSHIPGFTCVIPLDASGRLDETLGGFDRARLVPWSDVREEDLRERGFAPAGALCFMVLDEERIDRPGAIEIEVVHDADAMKRFTEVQVDGFGASAEEAPKWKAWLGEANLRNLGHASQIFYVGHLAGEPAGVTLLVQTGIVGGIYAVATLPRHRRHGVSRALLQRAIQDARARGCETITLQVFEGSAAYGLYRSLGFRDAFRSPVFAR, from the coding sequence GTGTCCATCCCGTCGATTGAAGATGCAGCGCTCCTGGAGAACAACCTCGTTTTCAACGAATGGCACCGTGGGAGCGTCGAACGCGATCCCGCCGCCATTCGGATCGGGAGCCACATTCCGGGCTTCACCTGCGTGATCCCTCTCGACGCATCCGGGAGGCTCGACGAGACCCTCGGCGGTTTCGACCGCGCGAGGCTCGTGCCCTGGAGCGATGTACGTGAGGAAGATCTCAGGGAACGCGGATTCGCCCCTGCGGGCGCGCTCTGCTTCATGGTGCTCGACGAGGAGAGGATCGACCGTCCGGGCGCCATCGAGATCGAGGTCGTCCACGACGCAGATGCGATGAAGCGCTTCACCGAGGTGCAGGTCGACGGCTTCGGCGCGTCGGCCGAGGAGGCGCCCAAGTGGAAGGCGTGGCTCGGCGAGGCGAACCTGCGAAACCTCGGGCACGCGAGCCAGATCTTCTACGTCGGCCACCTCGCTGGTGAGCCCGCCGGCGTCACGCTCCTCGTCCAGACCGGGATTGTTGGCGGCATCTACGCGGTGGCCACGCTGCCGCGGCATCGTCGCCACGGCGTGAGCCGCGCGCTCCTCCAGCGCGCAATCCAGGACGCGCGCGCCCGCGGCTGTGAGACCATCACCTTGCAGGTCTTCGAGGGGAGCGCCGCCTACGGGCTCTACCGCTCGCTGGGCTTCCGCGACGCGTTCCGCTCTCCAGTCTTCGCGCGGTAG
- a CDS encoding VOC family protein — MRGIGGIFFKSKDPKALSRWYADHLGVPVEPWGGASFKWREHEGAGQDASTVWSPFPADTTYFEPSQAPFMINFRVDDLDRMLEQLRRAGIAVDEPREESEYGRFGWLMDPDGNRIELWEPPKR, encoded by the coding sequence GTGCGCGGCATCGGCGGCATCTTCTTCAAGTCCAAGGACCCCAAGGCGCTGTCGCGCTGGTACGCCGATCACCTGGGCGTGCCGGTCGAGCCCTGGGGCGGGGCGTCGTTCAAATGGCGCGAGCACGAGGGCGCCGGCCAGGACGCCTCCACAGTCTGGAGCCCTTTCCCTGCCGACACGACGTACTTCGAGCCGAGCCAGGCGCCCTTCATGATCAATTTCCGTGTCGACGACCTCGACCGGATGCTCGAGCAACTCCGTCGCGCCGGAATCGCTGTGGACGAGCCGCGCGAGGAGTCCGAGTACGGCCGCTTCGGCTGGCTCATGGATCCCGACGGCAACCGCATCGAGCTCTGGGAGCCGCCGAAGCGTTAG